A window of the Phragmites australis chromosome 20, lpPhrAust1.1, whole genome shotgun sequence genome harbors these coding sequences:
- the LOC133901876 gene encoding two pore potassium channel c-like, with protein MDMDPLLLTHLHPLPEHSPVSTFSPPPSPCPSPASSYKDRIIFGAHPPPPPPPPPPPPPRYAHQRRISVDGNDFDLPSCSSSPPTPPSDPEDPSSASAGGAPSLFDFLASAAGARTNLHRSRTAPAMAPLSAAALAAAVAAGDQPPAPPRRPAIVLHAFLFLLAYLALGVTFYAAAPANFTSSAGPTHPVVDALYFCIVTLCTIGYGDITPATPAAKLFSISFVLVGFGFVDILLSGMVSYVLDLQEHLLLTALKNPRSARKHRHNYIFDVKKGRMRIRMKVALALGVLAICVGVGATVLRKVESLGWLDAVYLAVMSVTTVGYGDQAFRTLTGRLFASAWLLVSTLAVARAFLYLAEMRIDKRHRAMANWVLSRDMTVSEFLAADIDNNGYVTKSEFVVYKLKEMGKISEKDIMMICDQFQRLDTGNCGKITLSALLESHHSVADPRDKKKGKKL; from the exons ATGGACATGGACCCGCTACTGCTGACGCACCTCCACCCGCTGCCGGAGCACTCGCCAGTGTCCACCTTCTCCCCACCCCCTTCCCCGTGCCcctccccggcctcctcctACAAGGACCGCATCATCTTCGGGgcccacccgccgccgccgccgccgcctcctccgcccccgccgccgcgctaCGCGCACCAGCGCCGCATCTCCGTCGACGGGAACGACTTCGACCTGCCGTCCTGCTCCTCGTCCCCGCCCACGCCGCCCTCGGACCCTGAGGacccctcctccgcctccgccggcgGCGCGCCCTCGCTTTTCGACTTCCTCGCCAGTGCCGCCGGCGCCCGCACCAACCTCCACCGCTCCCGTACTGCGCCGGCCATGGCGCCGCTCAGCGCCGCGGCGCTCGCGGCGGCAGTGGCGGCCGGGGACCAGCCGCCCGCTCCGCCGCGGAGGCCGGCCATCGTGCTGCACGCGTTCCTCTTCCTGCTCGCCTACCTCGCCCTTGGCGTCACCTTCTACGCCGCCGCGCCGGCCAACTTCACCTCCTCCGCCGGGCCCACGCACCCCGTCGTTGACGCGCTTTACTTCTGCATCGTCACGCTCTGCACCATCGGCTACGGGGACATAACGCCGGCGACCCCCGCCGCCAAGctcttctccatctccttcGTCCTCGTCGGCTTCGGCTTCGTCGACATCCTCCTATCCGGCATGGTCTCCTACGTGCTCGACCTCCAGGAGCACCTCCTCCTCACCGCGCTCAAGAACCCACGCTCCGCGCGCAAGCATCGCCACAACTACATCTTTGACGTCAAGAAGGGCCGGATGCGCATTCGCATGAAGGTTGCGCTCGCGCTGGGCGTCTTGGCCATCTGCGTGGGCGTCGGGGCAACAGTGCTCAGGAAAGTGGAGAGCCTGGGGTGGCTCGATGCAGTTTACCTTGCGGTGATGTCGGTGACCACAGTCGGATATGGCGACCAGGCTTTCCGGACGCTGACTGGGCGGCTTTTTGCTTCCGCCTGGCTGCTTGTATCAACCCTGGCCGTGGCAAGGGCGTTTCTCTACTTGGCAGAGATGAGGATTGACAAGAGGCACCGTGCAATGGCTAACTGGGTGTTGTCAAGAGATATGACTGTGTCAGAGTTTCTCGCTGCAGACATCGACAACAATGGATATGTCAC GAAATCAGAATTCGTAGTTTATAAGCTCAAGGAGATGGGGAAGATTTCTGAAAAAGATATCATGATGATCTGCGACCAATTCCAAAGGCTGGACACAGGAAATTGTGGAAAGATTACGCTTTCAGCTCTTCTCGAGAGTCATCACTCGGTTGCCGATCCCAGGGACAAGAAAAAGGGGAAGAAATTATAA
- the LOC133901894 gene encoding pentatricopeptide repeat-containing protein At2g37320-like, with the protein MRNRLFCCCRFSNRAVLPVSAVIHLIVADLGTSSVALERSREPGRGNIHNALRVLDLVPTRYHNDKEEDPSHQRLINDCMCDILGVQSKQHAKRKGKVDSGSNPSRPKIIDLVSNYISVCPSMTRFTNEHMFMEIAELHRRGVVSSDTAILASALSSCADRHTFIGGAQLHALLVKVGFDSSVLVGSSLISFYSRSRRLENAHRVFQSMTQKNTVSWTALISGYAQDKQVEPCLHLFALMRQSVCKPNDITFATIFSVCTNHAFLALGKSVHGLQMRMGFDSYVHVSNALISMYAKCGNLGEAQAIFENIACKDMVSWNSMIFGYSQHGLAEQCLDLLKEMEKHIVPDAISFLGVLSSCRHACLVGEGRRCFREMIERGVKPELDHYSCMVDLLGRAGLIDEAWDLIQMMSMPPNGIIWGSLLASCRVHGSISIGIHAAVQRLKLEPGCAATHVQLANLYASIGCWGDVARVRKVMKERGLKTNIGCSWIEVGSKVYSFTAENRSKSQVNNILAILDCLQSHMECKYDILIDGLECDDPEHVKFKHYINLKDHVLPYSIV; encoded by the coding sequence ATGCGCAACCGTCTCTTCTGCTGCTGCCGTTTCAGCAACCGTGCTGTTCTACCGGTATCGGCAGTGATTCATCTTATCGTGGCAGATCTTGGCACATCCTCTGTGGCACTCGAGAGATCGAGAGAACCAGGGCGTGGCAACATTCACAATGCATTGAGAGTTTTGGACCTCGTACCTACGAGGTATCATAATGACAAAGAGGAAGATCCATCCCATCAACGCCTTATCAATGACTGCATGTGTGACATCTTGGGAGTTCAATCGAAGCAGCATGCTAAGCGTAAGGGAAAAGTGGACTCAGGCTCTAATCCATCACGGCCTAAAATCATAGACCTTGTTTCAAATTATATCTCAGTTTGCCCTTCCATGACTAGATTCACAAACGAGCACATGTTTATGGAGATAGCGGAGTTGCATAGGAGGGGAGTAGTCAGTTCAGATACAGCTATTTTGGCATCTGCGCTGAGTTCCTGCGCTGATAGGCATACATTTATCGGAGGTGCACAGCTTCATGCTCTACTAGTGAAAGTAGGATTTGATTCGTCTGTCCTTGTTGGTAGCTCGCTGATTAGCTTTTATTCAAGATCCCGTCGGTTGGAAAATGCCCATAGGGTTTTCCAGAGCATGACACAAAAAAATACTGTTTCATGGACAGCATTAATTTCTGGCTATGCCCAGGATAAACAGGTTGAGCCATGTCTCCATTTATTTGCATTGATGAGGCAGTCAGTGTGCAAGCCAAATGACATTACATTTGCAACTATCTTCAGTGTGTGCACTAACCACGCATTTCTCGCACTTGGTAAAAGTGTTCATGGCCTACAGATGAGAATGGGTTTTGATTCCTATGTGCATGTGTCCAATGCACTGATATCGATGTATGCAAAGTGTGGGAATCTTGGTGAAGCGCAAGCTATATTTGAGAACATTGCCTGCAAAGATATGGTCTCTTGGAATTCCATGATCTTTGGATATTCACAGCATGGCCTTGCTGAGCAGTGCCTAGACTTGCTGAAAGAAATGGAGAAGCACATAGTACCGGATGCTATCTCCTTCCTTGGTGTGCTTTCATCGTGCCGGCATGCATGCCTCGTAGGGGAAGGCCGCCGCTGCTTCAGGGAAATGATTGAACGTGGAGTAAAACCAGAGCTTGATCACTACTCATGTATGGTTGATCTCCTAGGCCGTGCAGGACTGATTGATGAAGCATGGGATTTGATCCAGATGATGTCCATGCCTCCAAATGGCATCATATGGGGCTCTCTGCTAGCTTCCTGTAGGGTGCATGGAAGCATTTCGATTGGCATCCATGCTGCAGTGCAGCGTCTTAAGCTGGAACCAGGTTGTGCTGCGACTCACGTGCAGCTAGCGAATCTGTACGCCAGCATTGGCTGCTGGGGCGATGTGGCCAGAGTGAGGAAGGTGATGAaagagagaggcctgaagacgaACATCGGGTGCAGTTGGATAGAAGTTGGCAGTAAAGTTTATAGTTTCACAGCAGAAAACAGATCAAAGAGCCAGGTAAACAACATCCTGGCCATTCTTGATTGCTTGCAGTCACATATGGAATGCAAGTATGATATACTGATTGATGGTCTGGAATGTGATGACCCTGAGCATGTCAAGTTTAAGCACTATATAAACTTGAAAGATCACGTCTTGCCATATTCAATCGTATGA
- the LOC133901895 gene encoding uncharacterized protein LOC133901895 produces the protein MQIRVRCGCGESSCPEWAVVELQGVVQPQPSFSGDIRGLHIGRLCSSPSGSTNSKAGYTFTVGYHELAGTKVTLKKPLLVLRKKKVSSGGDQEPPVAAAELELEVIGVIRHKILFKDRPKALISKLPTKEKKTLQAAAN, from the exons ATGCAGATCCGTGTGCGGTGCGGGTGCGGCGAGTCGTCGTGCCCGGAGTGGGCCGTCGTGGAGCTTCAGGGCGTGGTGCAGCCGCAGCCCTCCTTCTCCGGCGACATCCGCGGACTCCACATCGGCCGCCTCTGCTCCTCCCCTTCCGGCTCGACCAACTCAAAG GCTGGGTACACGTTCACGGTGGGGTACCATGAGCTCGCCGGGACGAAGGTGACGCTGAAGAAGCCGCTGCTGGTGCtcaggaagaagaaggtgagtAGTGGTGGTGATCAAGAGCCACCGGTGGCCGCGGCGGAGTTGGAGCTGGAGGTGATCGGCGTCATCAGGCACAAGATCCTCTTCAAGGACCGCCCCAAGGCCCTCATCTCAA AGCTGccgaccaaggagaagaagaccctGCAGGCAGCAGCAAATTGA